The following is a genomic window from Homalodisca vitripennis isolate AUS2020 chromosome 5, UT_GWSS_2.1, whole genome shotgun sequence.
TGGAAACACAAGATCCGCCCTTGACCTACTATCAGACACACTGGAATTTCAAGATGTGCACAAGAAAACTTTATTAATCATTGGTGATATAAATATCGATAGGCTTGTCCAGGATTTTAAAAACACCATGCTGGAAGAAGAGCTAAGTGCACAAAATATCTGGAGATATCCTTTAGGGGCCATCAGAATAACCCATGACACAGCTACTTCAATAGACTGCATTTGCTCAAATATACCACACGCAGATATTACTGGACATGTTGTGCACACTGGTCTATCCGACCATTCTGCACAGTGTGCCTGCTAAAAACACCAAGAAGACATTCCACAAAATTTCATAATGAAGAGAAACCTAAACAATACTAACCTTAATAAACTGAAGGATTACCTCCATCTACAAAACTAGGAGCATGTCTATTCCTCAGCCAATCTTGAAACTTCTTACAACGCATTTCATAGTATCCTTCAAATTGCATTGAATTCTACATGCCctctaaagaaaactaaaatcaGCACTAATAAAACACAGATTAAGTACTATGATCCTGAAGCAAGAACTCTTAAAGAAAACTTTCTGAAGGCTTTACACAAATttgaattaacaaacaaaaatgaagacaaagaagaaattattaacaGAAAAAGGATATATGACATGAAATTAAGGAACCTACAATTGTCTTCCACAGCAAATTTAATACAACAAGCTGACAAACCTCCTGAGACCTAGCACAAAATTAGTTTGGATCAAAGGCTCTATGGCAAGTCATAAACAAAGAAAGGAAGGGAAAATGTGAAGAAAAGCTCCTCACGGAACTAGAAATAAATGGTAAACTCAGTAAAAGCACAAAAGAAATGGCTGAGTATTTCAACACATACTTTTCAAAGGTAGCTGAAAATACCCTTGATCAAAACAGAGAAATTGCAATAGACCCAGGTACGTCAGTGAGTGGAGAGGAACCTCTCATTCTAACATCTCTTACCTTAACTTCAACATCCTACAAAGaagttaaaacaacaataaactcCCTCAAAAGCAAAACATCAAGTGGAGTAGACGAGTTTTCTTCAAAGATAATAAAGCATTGCTCTCAAGAACTTATCTCACCTCTAGttagtcttataaataaatcattcaaagaAGGAATATTCCCGTCCGCCATAAAAATCAGTAAGGTATAccctaaatacaaaaaaggacCAACTAAAAGTGCGAAAAATTACAGACCCATCTCTCTCATTTCCACTTTCTCCAAAATCctagaaaaaatagttttagcaAGATTAATGGCACACCTTATTCATCACAACCTCTTAACTGACTACCAACATGGCTTTCGGAAGAATAAGTCGACGTCTACAGCTTTAACAGCACTAATTGAGTTTGTCTTAGACCAGATAGAAAGTGAACAATACACTTCTGCCATTTTCCTAGACTATAGCAAGGCTTTTGATCGCCTGGGCCATGACTTGATATGCAGTAAACTTGAAAGACTAGGTATAAGAAACTCAGCTCTAAAATGGTTCAAAAGCTATCTAACAGGATGCTCCCAAATTGTGGAACTGAAAAACGTATCAAATGAAGCTACAATAAACTGCAGATCTTCAAAAATCGAACTGACAATAGGAGTCCCACAAGGCTCGGTATTAGGTCCGATTCTTTTCATCTTGTTTACGAACGACTTCCCCAAGCAAATCGCAAGCGAAAATGCCACTGCAAtcatgtacgcagatgacacaacaaTTTTACTCAACGACAACACAGCTCAAGGCCTTTACCTTAACTCAAAATCAGTCTTAAGCAAAGCAATCCTTTACTCAAAGAACAATAACCTCACAATTAACCCTTCCAAAACCACATCTCTAAATTTCAGCACGAAAAAAGACATAGTTCCTCAAATGGATGATGTAACAACAGAAACCCATACAAAATTTCTCTGTGTTATACTTGACAACAAATTAACATGGAAAGAGCACATAGACCACCTGTGCAAAAAAATCAGTGCTGGAATATATGTCGTCTGAAGAATTAAATACATTGGTGGACTCTCTGCAGCAAAGACAGCTTACTTTGCCCTGATGGAATCACATCTTAGATATGGCTTGACAGCGTGGGGAGGAACTTCAGCACACAACATTAACCGAATCCTTGTTCTTCAGAAGAAAGCTATAAGGATTCTTGCTAATCTTGACCCTCTACAGACTTGCAGACCAGCTTTCACCAACCTAGGAATCCTCACAGTGGTGGCTCTCTACATACTTGAAACCATAAAGCATGTAGATGAAATAAACCCTATAAGAAACCATGATCTACACCACTATAACACTCTTCATGGCTCCAAGCTGGTCCTTCCAGTACATCGAACTACTCTCTGGGAGAAAAAAACCTTCTTATGCAGGCTGTAAACTGAGGAACCACCTACCGGACTGCCTGAGAGACCTGACTGGCAATAAGCTGCACCAGGAGCTGAAGAAGTGGGCTGATCAAAAGACCGGTCTACTCACTAAAAGAATTCtttgaaaatactgaaaaataacatgtacttttatgtatttatgacACCATTGTAATTCTTAACAAATTTGCAATTGGGTCAAGACTAACTTGTGCAGGTATCAGATTGAAAATAGGCAGCTGTATACCTAGAGCAGCAGTTCGGCAGTTTTCCTCCTCAATGATTTCACATATCATCAAAAAGAAAGGGGTTTTGGGTTTCAAAAGATGGTGTTATTGTCTGAAGAGGTGCGCCAGCTGAAGAATTGCAGTATTGTGTATTTTGCCATGCATACAGCAGTTACAGAATGAATCTTTGTTTAACAATTTGTTTACTAATTGATTTCTTTATATATGCagttgattataaataaaactatagagGGGcttgaaatttacataaatacataacaaaattgaACAGGAGAGTGGTTTTAGGCTCTGGAAGACATGTTTGGTGAAGCTATGTAGAATTTTCCATAAGTGCTACCACAAGAAAAATTGCAATAAGCTGATTTTGTAACTAAGGATGTCCAAAACCAAACCCTAGAGttttataacaacaacaaaaattgcATTTGTTCAGTGGCTCCACAAATAGGTCATTGGATCAAATTAGTTGGCCTTGATTCTTTAATCAtttgtaaaatacacttttacttattttgtgtCTGCATAAAGGTCTTATACCAGAAACTATTggtgaatatttttattggtgGTGGTATACGATAGAACATGATCAacaatacttaaaatgtattgaaaaaagtCATTGTTTACCATAATTAATTTGATGCAACTTGAGTTATTTTGACAGAACCTTTTAACATTAAATGAATTTTGCAATGTTAACCATGTGATAGTTACCAATAAGgcaaataattacttaaaatgaaACTGATGCCTTTATTTTgatagttttcacaatatttAATGTGGAAAAACTAGTCAGTCAAGTGTGCTGATTCAGACATGAACtgagtacaataaaaatattattatcaaccTGATCACGTTATCCTTAGtcaatagtatttttattgttaaagaacGTGTCCAAATATCTAAACCTTCAATACAAGAAGTAGTTCAGATTACCAGGGAAAGAGAAAACAAAAGCTGTCATAATAttccatatataaatatataatttttatattctgtcATATACATGCATGTCAATTATAGTAAACAATGGATACAATACATGTACCAAAACCATTAGTTGcactttaactaaaattatattattgtattatgatTTTCCTACTTGccctataaaaataaagataactgGTCCATAATGTAAACGAATGATGGCCACAAGATAATCAAATTATCCTTTGGGAAGCAAATTTTTAGGTACAGTCAGTAAATATCTTGTTGTGAAGTCCAAATTCCTTGTCTTATTTGTTTCCctatatacaataaaacagattACTTTAAGTTTGTAATAAGTTGCTAGCACTGTAAATGGAAATTGATAGAAGAATAGGGTAGAATCAGTTTAGGACAGGTTTTTGGAGCATGGAGGGTTTGCTATCTACTAGCATTACAGACCATGAGAAATCTTTGACTTGGAAGGATTCGTATGGAAATTACATGAGGATTATCAACTATGAAAATAAACCTAAAGAATATACTGATACAACAGAACGTTACAACAATGGTAACGCATAGACGGACCTATGTCTTGGACctgtgtaccaagtttcaaatctctaggtcctttctatcaaaagttatagTATAGATGGATGGACAGACATATGGACTGCTCTTTGATCTTTTGACCTTAAAATCAATAAGGTTCTTTCTTAGATCAAGAGaaacttatgtaccaagttttagtCTCTAGGaactttctatgaagagttataGCACAGATGGACAGAAAGCATGATCTGAAGAAGGCCTTGTTGAGACCTAACTAAgtaatgttttttctattgtaaatgtACTAATTGCTTAATGCAGACCTTAATAAATCGTTATAAGTCCTGCCTGACTTCCAGAATAGCCTTCTCACTTATTGTGTAGGAAATACACACTGACGAGCCTCTAGAGAATTCACTACACTTATGTATTGGCAGAATACAACCCAAGGAGACTGAATCTCTCAGCTACAAGAATCTTCAGCATCCTCAATAGATATTGTATGTATAAACCTAGACAAGGATAGCATATAACTccatcatattaaataaaacagcAATTAATAAGACATAATTTCTGGGAATGGATATTGATAAAATGCTTATTAGAGGTTCTCATGTGGATTTTGTGGAAAGATATCCTCGGGTATTTTTGTCTTTGGAAACATAGTGACTGtcatatgttttttacaaatttaatttaaacatataattagctgaaaattttgtttacaaattatgtcGTCCATGATCATTGTTCAtgtcttgtttattgtttatccTTTCTAAAGCTCTCCCTGATTGAGAATGAACATGTTCTTTTATGTCAgttaatgttacaatttaatatactttaGAATGTATTGAATTCTCAAACCAGAAATGTTTATTAGTGATCCTACTTCAAGTAATGCTACTTAAGAATGGACAACTACAGTTTATTTAACAACTTAACTAGTATTGATCTTTTTCCCTCTGAACCAGACAAACTGAAGATTTTAATCAATCTCATATCATCAGATGTAGATGGGTAGCAATTACGACAAGTACGATGAAGCCATATTTGTTCTCGGTGGTTATTTATTAAACCTTCATTGAAGTGTTTGGAACACACAATCTAGCTGTACGAAGGCAAAAGCCAGGTGACTATATCGACCAGTATCTTCAAGCTCTTCAGgtgtttaaataaggaatatcaGTTTAAAGCTGTAAGGTATATAAAAACCGAGATGATTTTGTACGGAATGCTTTTATTAGTGGTCTTCAGTCTAGTGGTATTTGTCAATGCCTTTTAGAGAAGTCATCGTTTATTTTTGAAGAAGCTTATAATAGCTTAAGAAGCTGTCTCAAACTTTCCTGTGAACCGCTTTCCTTTAATTTAGGACTACAACCTTTTATCAATAGATTATCACTTCAGACATGTTCAGTCAAACTTCAAAATGAAAGTTACAAACCAGAATAGTTagcatgaataaataataaaaagacctattcctgtcccccttcctttttatttccgccatcttgtttctttctgctgtgacgattgccatttgctattggcttctggtcagtcgtaggtggttggtagacaaatgcagacgtattgtgacctgtattctgtagaagttttaattattagtgttgtgtatagttttttattaagtgcatgttttagagttagtgaagttgacacacaacatggtggttgtgattcctgacttaggcgtgctacaacgctttggtatgctttgtttattttaacctagtttgtaattatgtattaggttatccccccccccccccacccccccccccccccacccccccccccccccacccccccccccccccacccccccccccccccacccccccccccccccaccccattaGGAATTATCTATTTAAAGTTTACTCACTCAAAGGAAAGGCCTAAAACATGATGTGGAAGAGAAGTGCTTAATTCACTTTAATTGGCATTAAAACATAGTCACACAGagaacattacatttaaaaaagtctttTGATTACAAAAgctacttaaaaactattttttaaatctcaaaacttaaattaaaacatattttattataaaccagTGGCACTGCCGGATTCAAACTGACTATCAGCCTTGTGACGTCATACAGACAACCTGTTCCAGACAACTGCAGGCTTCTTATCTACAACATTGTTCACCAGTTTGCAGCTTATCTCTAATAGCTTTGACAGACTCTTTCTCCAAATCATTGTTGTTCTTTGTAGATTACTAGCTGGTAGTTGTactctatttatttaaatcacaGGCAATTTGtcactaatttatatatttgacttGGCATAAACTaagtagaatatttatattaaagaatatttcaagttgctttttaattattttctaaaactttataataaaaacatatattataaacgtataaaactgtaaatagtaattaaattttagataaaaagatTTGGTTGATttagataaaatgtttttggaataaaaagttgttttaactatgtaataaaaaattactgtaaaatataatttgtaaatatagtttcatagtttaaaactgttgataaaatattacaatttgataCTTAATATTAATGAACTTAAAACTGTAAACTAATTTTACTCTGAAACTTAGTTAGAATAATTTTTCCCTTAAATATAAGCCattttttagttatcttttgacaaaatattttttcttgtgtcTTGAGTGAAGTTGTATTttgatttcattgtattatttttaaatatattttattttgattttagttattaatgatattaaaaagaaaacaaaaattgtaaatggcTTCTCCCTCAAACAGCTTGTCATGTAATGTACCACCAGGCTGGGAACGGGTGGAAAAGAAGCGCCCATCTGGGTTAACAGCAGGGAGAATTGACGTCTCGTACATATCACCAGGAGGAAAAACTGTATGCAGCAAAGGCGATCTAGAGAAGTACATAAGGAAAAAGGGTCTGAAACTGGATGTTAACGCTTTTAATTTTTCAGCTGGTGCGAAAAAGAAGGGTCGCACCATGTCATCTGCTGAAAGCTCTACAAGTCAAAGCCCTAACAGTGAAACGTCAATCACCACTCCAATTGAGAGTTTAG
Proteins encoded in this region:
- the LOC124363416 gene encoding methyl-CpG-binding domain protein 3-like; translation: MASPSNSLSCNVPPGWERVEKKRPSGLTAGRIDVSYISPGGKTVCSKGDLEKYIRKKGLKLDVNAFNFSAGAKKKGRTMSSAESSTSQSPNSETSITTPIESLDGTESVTDSCITPQESQSNQSDAEEAARDLTQNS